In one window of Bemisia tabaci chromosome 6, PGI_BMITA_v3 DNA:
- the UbcE2M gene encoding NEDD8-conjugating enzyme Ubc12 → MIKLFSLKQQKKDGEPTPRSGNQKKASAAQLRITKDINELNLPKTCNTEFPDPDDLLNFKVIICPDEGFYKGGKFTFSFKVGPNYPHEPPKVKCETPVYHPNIDLEGNVCLNILREDWKPVLTINSIVYGLQYLFLEPNPEDPLNKEAAEVLQTNRRLFECNVQKALRGGYVGSIFFERCMK, encoded by the exons atgataaAACTCTTTTCcctaaaacaacaaaaaaaggaTGGTGAACCAACTCCTCGATCTGGAAACCAAAAGAAAGCTTCTGCTGCTCAACTTAGAATAACGAAAG acATCAATGAACTTAATTTGCCGAAAACTTGCAACACAGAGTTTCCAGATCCGGATGACTTGCTTAACTTCAAAGTTATCATTTGCCCAGATGAA ggtTTCTACAAAGGAGGAAAGTTTACGTTTAGCTTTAAAGTAGGACCAAATTATCCTCATGAGCCTCCGAAAGTAAAGTGTGAGACGCCTGTCTATCACCCAAACATCGACCTAGAAGGAAATGTCTGTctcaacattttaagagaaGACTGGAAGCCAGTTTTAACCATAAATTCAATTGTTTATGGGCTGCAATACTTATTTTTG GAACCGAATCCGGAAGATCCTTTAAATAAAGAAGCTGCCGAAGTTTTGCAAACCAATCGGAGGCTATTTGAGTGCAACGTACAGAAAGCATTGCGAGGAGGCTATGTTGGCAGTATTTTTTTTGAGCGATGTATGAAATGA
- the Nrg gene encoding neuroglian isoform X1, translating to MDRNKIMLISLGILVCCLLLSNAAMISSPPRIVKQPPTDEILFQVVSQQNENDKPFIIECEAEAEPAPKYRWIKNGKNFNWQVYDTRISQQPGRGTLVVTNPKEEDLGQYQCFAENEKGIATSNSVFLRKAELNSFKDEPPMTLSAQEGDPFKLTCQPPDGWPKPNVYWLIQNFDGVIKSINNSRMTLDPEGNLWFSNVTRLDASDDFFYACSASSLFRNEFKLGSRVLLQVVATGVSSGQNKHAPVQQYVTRKNEVALRGKKIEMFCIFGGTPLPQIVWSKDGRPIQTSDRVTQGNYGKSLIIKSVTDDDEGKYTCEASNGVGEAKSYSIDLQVISVPYFTVEPEIVNAAEGETVTFSCEASGEPEPIIQWVHNGKPIEQAPNNPRRSKTKNSVTITNVRREDTGNYGCNATNSLGYVYKDVYVNVLALAPEITEPPRDEKTVNGRTVNMTCRVFGAPKPLVKWVRNSIELTGGRYTVLENGDLQISDVNFLDQGEYTCYAENKLGTAEAVGSLTVKERTRIIEGPEDYEVAAGNTATFRCNAVTDSSLRLTIDWETDGGPIDFDSEPRFIRSNDYSLTVTKTTELDSRTYTCVARTELDNATAQATLTVQDVPNAPKLVSVNCEKKEATIRWSPSGDNRAPISRYIIQYNTSFTPDAWENAFDNVPATDMAYIVPMSPWSNYTFRVIAVNKIGSSQPSPHSSTVCTTQPDVPYKNPDNVEGKGTEPNNMVIRWTIMPEIEHNAPRFQYRVSWKRDIPGEGWSSDDIVDWRRSEHLVSNLPTFQRYQIKVVAMNEKGQANVAAKEVIGYSGEDVPTQAPTNFTIVQVVSATSAILSWNPVPLESIRGHYEGYKIQTWTDKDGENGAREILVKGDSTRVHINKFVPDSKNYVRVLVYNGRYNGPASETLNFKTMEGVPGTVQMLEASALGSSALYLTWKQPEQPNGQITGYKIYYQTVKGTKVGPLLERDHHIPGSKLTHAKLAGLEPGTMYRVTVKATTRAGEGEGYFVEKRTRGSQAAPPDTPRFNWFRLQSENGFSSVKVVWLPNLESSKPGSHFFVKYRLKRDPVWLESDAELSEDYIIVRGLKPGEIYEFKVVAVDGEYMTESHAKEVEIPVLEGPLIYPSGGDNIITAGWFIGMMLAIAFLVLVLILICVVKRNRGGKYVVHEREAVHGRHDYPDEPNFQEYSQPLDSRLHRGGSTNSDHRHPESDTDSMAEYGEGDTGRFTEDGSFIGQYGQGAASKSKPEEPQSPSAIATYV from the exons ATGGATCGGAACAAAATAATGTTAATTTCCCTCGGGATATTAGTCTGTTGTTTACTGCTGTCAAATGCTGCCATGA TATCATCTCCACCTCGGATAGTGAAACAGCCGCCGACTGATGAAATTCTATTTCAAGTCGTATCCCAGCAGAATGAAAATGATAAACCATTTATCATTGAATGTGAAGCGGAGGCAGAACCTGCTCCCAA GTATCGGTGGatcaaaaacggaaaaaattttaattggcAAGTTTATGACACACGTATTTCACAACAGCCAGGGAGAGGTACCTTGGTTGTCACAAATCCAAAAGAAGAAGATCTAG GTCAGTATCAATGTTTTGCTGAGAACGAAAAAGGTATTGCCACATCAAATTCGGTATTCTTGCGTAAAGCTGAATTGAATTCATTCAAAGATGAGCCTCCAATGACGCTGAGTGCGCAAGAGGGAGATCCTTTCAAACTGACCTGTCAACCCCCTGATGGTTGGCCAAAACCGAATGTATACTGGCTTATTCAA aatTTTGATGGTGTTATCAAGAGTATTAACAATTCTCGTATGACACTAGATCCAGAAGGTAATCTGTGGTTTTCTAACGTAACCAGGCTGGATGCAAGTGACGATTTCTTTTATGCTTGCTCTGCTTCTTCGCTCTTTAG GAATGAATTCAAGCTTGGTAGTCGAGTTCTTCTACAAGTTGTTGCAACAGGCGTATCAAGTGGACAAAACAAACATGCGCCCGTACAGCAGTACGTAACGAGGAAAAACGAAGTTGCACTAAGAGGGAAGAAGATCGAAATGTTCTGTATATTTGGTGGAAC gCCACTCCCACAAATTGTTTGGAGTAAAGATGGGCGACCTATACAGACATCAGATCGGGTCACGCAAGGCAACTATGGTAAAAGTTTGATCATTAAAAGTGTCACTGACGATGATGAAGGGAAATACACCTGTGAAGCCAGTAATGGTGTTGGAGAAGCTAAATCATATTCGATAGATCTTCAAGTCATTT CTGTTCCTTATTTCACTGTCGAGCCAGAAATAGTCAACGCTGCAGAGGGCGAAACTGTAACATTCAGTTGTGAAGCCTCCGGTGAACCTGAACCTATCATTCAATGGGTTCATAATGGTAAACCTATCGAGCAAGCCCCGAACAACCCAAGGCGttcaaaaacgaaaaattctGTCACTATAACGAATGTCAGAAGAGAGGACACTGGTAACTACGGTTGTAACGCTACCAACAGTTTGGGTTACGTTTACAAGGATGTCTACGTCAATGTTTTAG CCCTTGCTCCTGAAATCACGGAACCGCCACGAGACGAAAAAACCGTCAACGGCAGGACAGTGAACATGACTTGTCGTGTCTTCGGAGCTCCGAAACCTCTCGTAAAATGGGTCCGCAATTCAATTGAATTGACTGGTGGTCGCTACACAGTTCTTGAAAACGGAGATTTGCAAATCAG tgatGTTAATTTCCTGGATCAGGGAGAGTACACATGTTATGCTGAAAACAAACTAGGCACTGCAGAAGCTGTTGGAAGTCTTACTGTGAAAG AAAGGACACGTATCATAGAAGGGCCTGAAGACTATGAGGTTGCAGCCGGTAATACAGCAACGTTCCGGTGTAATGCTGTCACCGATTCCTCTCTCCGTCTAACAATTGACTGGGAAACCGATGGAGGTCCCATTGATTTTGACTCCGAACCGAGGTTTATCCGGTCAAACGATTACTCTCTGACGGTTACGAAAACGACAGAGTTGGATTCCAGGACGTACACTTGTGTGGCTCGCACTGAATTGGACAATGCTACTGCCCAGGCAACTTTGACTGTGCAAG ATGTTCCAAATGCTCCAAAACTTGTCAGTGTCAATTGTGAGAAGAAAGAAGCAACAATTAGATGGTCGCCCTCTGGAGATAACCGTGCTCCGATATCACGATACATCATCCAATATAACACCAGTTTCACCCCTGATGCGTGGGAAAATGCCTTCGACAATGTACCAGCAACTGACATGGCCTATATC GTTCCAATGAGCCCTTGGTCAAATTACACATTCCGTGTAATTGCTGTCAACAAAATCGGATCCTCGCAGCCTTCTCCTCACTCTTCAACAGTTTGCACAACACAGCCAGATGTTCCTTACAAAAATCCTGACAACGTAGAAGGCAAAGGAACAGAACCCAACAATATGGTGATTCGTTGGACG ATAATGCCTGAAATCGAACACAATGCTCCTCGATTCCAGTACCGAGTCTCGTGGAAGCGTGACATACCTGGTGAAGGTTGGAGTTCAGACGACATAGTGGATTGGAGGAGATCGGAGCATCTTGTCTCAAATCTGCCAACGTTCCAGCGTTACCAAATCAAGGTTGTGGCCATGAATGAAAAAGGTCAAGCGAACGTTGCTGCAAAAGAAGTTATCGGATACTCAGGTGAAGATGTGCCAACGCAAGCTCCCACCAATTTTACAATTGTTCAAGTGGTCTCTGCTACCAGTGCCATTTTAAGTTGGAACCCTGTACCGCTGGAATCTATCAGGGGCCATTATGAAGGCTACAAGATTCAAACATGGACGGATAAAGACGGGGAAAACGGGGCAAGAGAAATTCTCGTCAAAGGTGATTCGACAAGGGTTCACATCAATAAGTTTGTCCCGGACTCAAAGAATTATGTTCGCGTTTTGGTCTACAATGGCAGATACAATGGGCCGGCTAGTGAAAcgttaaatttcaaaacaatggaaGGAGTGCCGGGTACTGTCCAGATGCTCGAAGCAAGTGCTCTTGGCTCTTCAGCTTTGTACTTGACATGGAAGCAACCAGAACAACCAAACGGGCAAATAACGGGCTACAAAATCTACTACCAAACCGTAAAAGGTACCAAAGTTGGTCCCTTGCTAGAGCGGGATCACCACATCCCAGGTTCAAAATTGACACACGCCAAGTTGGCTGGTCTTGAGCCAGGCACTATGTACCGAGTCACGGTGAAAGCAACTACTCGAGCCGGAGAAGGTGAAGGTTACTTCGTCGAAAAAAGAACCAGGGGTTCCCAAGCGGCTCCTCCAGACACACCGCGCTTCAACTGGTTCAGGCTACAGTCTGAAAATGGTTTCTCGAGTGTTAAAGTGGTTTGGCTGCCAAATCTCGAGTCGAGTAAACCAGGTTCTCACTTTTTCGTCAAGTACAG ATTGAAACGAGATCCAGTGTGGTTGGAAAGTGATGCTGAGTTGAGTGAAGATTATATCATCGTTCGTGGTTTAAAACCAGGAGAAATCTACGAGTTCAAAGTTGTAGCTGTGGACGGAGAATACATGACTGAATCACATGCTAAAGAAGTAGAAATACCCGTTCTAG AGGGTCCATTAATCTACCCAAGCGGAGGTGATAACATTATTACCGCTGGATGGTTCATAGGCATGATGCTTGCGATTGCCTTCCTAGTCCTGGTTCTCATTCTCATCTGTGTCGTCAAACGCAACCGAGGCGGCAAATATGTCGTTCATGAACGCGAAGCAGTTCATGGAAGGCATGACTACCCAGATGAACCCAACTTCCAAGAATACTCTCAGCC gcttGACAGCAGGTTGCATCGAGGTGGATCCACAAACTCGGACCACAGGCATCCTGAAAGTGATACCGACTCGATGGCCGAGTACGGCGAAGGTGATACGG GCCGATTTACTGAGGATGGCTCTTTTATCGGACAGTATGGACAAGGTGCTGCTAGTAAAAGCAAGCCAGAAGAACCTCAGTCACCATCAGCTATTGCAACATACGTGTAA
- the Nrg gene encoding neuroglian isoform X2 — MDRNKIMLISLGILVCCLLLSNAAMISSPPRIVKQPPTDEILFQVVSQQNENDKPFIIECEAEAEPAPKYRWIKNGKNFNWQVYDTRISQQPGRGTLVVTNPKEEDLGQYQCFAENEKGIATSNSVFLRKAELNSFKDEPPMTLSAQEGDPFKLTCQPPDGWPKPNVYWLIQNFDGVIKSINNSRMTLDPEGNLWFSNVTRLDASDDFFYACSASSLFRNEFKLGSRVLLQVVATGVSSGQNKHAPVQQYVTRKNEVALRGKKIEMFCIFGGTPLPQIVWSKDGRPIQTSDRVTQGNYGKSLIIKSVTDDDEGKYTCEASNGVGEAKSYSIDLQVISVPYFTVEPEIVNAAEGETVTFSCEASGEPEPIIQWVHNGKPIEQAPNNPRRSKTKNSVTITNVRREDTGNYGCNATNSLGYVYKDVYVNVLALAPEITEPPRDEKTVNGRTVNMTCRVFGAPKPLVKWVRNSIELTGGRYTVLENGDLQISDVNFLDQGEYTCYAENKLGTAEAVGSLTVKERTRIIEGPEDYEVAAGNTATFRCNAVTDSSLRLTIDWETDGGPIDFDSEPRFIRSNDYSLTVTKTTELDSRTYTCVARTELDNATAQATLTVQDVPNAPKLVSVNCEKKEATIRWSPSGDNRAPISRYIIQYNTSFTPDAWENAFDNVPATDMAYIVPMSPWSNYTFRVIAVNKIGSSQPSPHSSTVCTTQPDVPYKNPDNVEGKGTEPNNMVIRWTIMPEIEHNAPRFQYRVSWKRDIPGEGWSSDDIVDWRRSEHLVSNLPTFQRYQIKVVAMNEKGQANVAAKEVIGYSGEDVPTQAPTNFTIVQVVSATSAILSWNPVPLESIRGHYEGYKIQTWTDKDGENGAREILVKGDSTRVHINKFVPDSKNYVRVLVYNGRYNGPASETLNFKTMEGVPGTVQMLEASALGSSALYLTWKQPEQPNGQITGYKIYYQTVKGTKVGPLLERDHHIPGSKLTHAKLAGLEPGTMYRVTVKATTRAGEGEGYFVEKRTRGSQAAPPDTPRFNWFRLQSENGFSSVKVVWLPNLESSKPGSHFFVKYRLKRDPVWLESDAELSEDYIIVRGLKPGEIYEFKVVAVDGEYMTESHAKEVEIPVLEGPLIYPSGGDNIITAGWFIGMMLAIAFLVLVLILICVVKRNRGGKYVVHEREAVHGRHDYPDEPNFQEYSQPLDSRLHRGGSTNSDHRHPESDTDSMAEYGEGDTEGMNEDGSFIGLYGRQKKQGETSSGFATSV, encoded by the exons ATGGATCGGAACAAAATAATGTTAATTTCCCTCGGGATATTAGTCTGTTGTTTACTGCTGTCAAATGCTGCCATGA TATCATCTCCACCTCGGATAGTGAAACAGCCGCCGACTGATGAAATTCTATTTCAAGTCGTATCCCAGCAGAATGAAAATGATAAACCATTTATCATTGAATGTGAAGCGGAGGCAGAACCTGCTCCCAA GTATCGGTGGatcaaaaacggaaaaaattttaattggcAAGTTTATGACACACGTATTTCACAACAGCCAGGGAGAGGTACCTTGGTTGTCACAAATCCAAAAGAAGAAGATCTAG GTCAGTATCAATGTTTTGCTGAGAACGAAAAAGGTATTGCCACATCAAATTCGGTATTCTTGCGTAAAGCTGAATTGAATTCATTCAAAGATGAGCCTCCAATGACGCTGAGTGCGCAAGAGGGAGATCCTTTCAAACTGACCTGTCAACCCCCTGATGGTTGGCCAAAACCGAATGTATACTGGCTTATTCAA aatTTTGATGGTGTTATCAAGAGTATTAACAATTCTCGTATGACACTAGATCCAGAAGGTAATCTGTGGTTTTCTAACGTAACCAGGCTGGATGCAAGTGACGATTTCTTTTATGCTTGCTCTGCTTCTTCGCTCTTTAG GAATGAATTCAAGCTTGGTAGTCGAGTTCTTCTACAAGTTGTTGCAACAGGCGTATCAAGTGGACAAAACAAACATGCGCCCGTACAGCAGTACGTAACGAGGAAAAACGAAGTTGCACTAAGAGGGAAGAAGATCGAAATGTTCTGTATATTTGGTGGAAC gCCACTCCCACAAATTGTTTGGAGTAAAGATGGGCGACCTATACAGACATCAGATCGGGTCACGCAAGGCAACTATGGTAAAAGTTTGATCATTAAAAGTGTCACTGACGATGATGAAGGGAAATACACCTGTGAAGCCAGTAATGGTGTTGGAGAAGCTAAATCATATTCGATAGATCTTCAAGTCATTT CTGTTCCTTATTTCACTGTCGAGCCAGAAATAGTCAACGCTGCAGAGGGCGAAACTGTAACATTCAGTTGTGAAGCCTCCGGTGAACCTGAACCTATCATTCAATGGGTTCATAATGGTAAACCTATCGAGCAAGCCCCGAACAACCCAAGGCGttcaaaaacgaaaaattctGTCACTATAACGAATGTCAGAAGAGAGGACACTGGTAACTACGGTTGTAACGCTACCAACAGTTTGGGTTACGTTTACAAGGATGTCTACGTCAATGTTTTAG CCCTTGCTCCTGAAATCACGGAACCGCCACGAGACGAAAAAACCGTCAACGGCAGGACAGTGAACATGACTTGTCGTGTCTTCGGAGCTCCGAAACCTCTCGTAAAATGGGTCCGCAATTCAATTGAATTGACTGGTGGTCGCTACACAGTTCTTGAAAACGGAGATTTGCAAATCAG tgatGTTAATTTCCTGGATCAGGGAGAGTACACATGTTATGCTGAAAACAAACTAGGCACTGCAGAAGCTGTTGGAAGTCTTACTGTGAAAG AAAGGACACGTATCATAGAAGGGCCTGAAGACTATGAGGTTGCAGCCGGTAATACAGCAACGTTCCGGTGTAATGCTGTCACCGATTCCTCTCTCCGTCTAACAATTGACTGGGAAACCGATGGAGGTCCCATTGATTTTGACTCCGAACCGAGGTTTATCCGGTCAAACGATTACTCTCTGACGGTTACGAAAACGACAGAGTTGGATTCCAGGACGTACACTTGTGTGGCTCGCACTGAATTGGACAATGCTACTGCCCAGGCAACTTTGACTGTGCAAG ATGTTCCAAATGCTCCAAAACTTGTCAGTGTCAATTGTGAGAAGAAAGAAGCAACAATTAGATGGTCGCCCTCTGGAGATAACCGTGCTCCGATATCACGATACATCATCCAATATAACACCAGTTTCACCCCTGATGCGTGGGAAAATGCCTTCGACAATGTACCAGCAACTGACATGGCCTATATC GTTCCAATGAGCCCTTGGTCAAATTACACATTCCGTGTAATTGCTGTCAACAAAATCGGATCCTCGCAGCCTTCTCCTCACTCTTCAACAGTTTGCACAACACAGCCAGATGTTCCTTACAAAAATCCTGACAACGTAGAAGGCAAAGGAACAGAACCCAACAATATGGTGATTCGTTGGACG ATAATGCCTGAAATCGAACACAATGCTCCTCGATTCCAGTACCGAGTCTCGTGGAAGCGTGACATACCTGGTGAAGGTTGGAGTTCAGACGACATAGTGGATTGGAGGAGATCGGAGCATCTTGTCTCAAATCTGCCAACGTTCCAGCGTTACCAAATCAAGGTTGTGGCCATGAATGAAAAAGGTCAAGCGAACGTTGCTGCAAAAGAAGTTATCGGATACTCAGGTGAAGATGTGCCAACGCAAGCTCCCACCAATTTTACAATTGTTCAAGTGGTCTCTGCTACCAGTGCCATTTTAAGTTGGAACCCTGTACCGCTGGAATCTATCAGGGGCCATTATGAAGGCTACAAGATTCAAACATGGACGGATAAAGACGGGGAAAACGGGGCAAGAGAAATTCTCGTCAAAGGTGATTCGACAAGGGTTCACATCAATAAGTTTGTCCCGGACTCAAAGAATTATGTTCGCGTTTTGGTCTACAATGGCAGATACAATGGGCCGGCTAGTGAAAcgttaaatttcaaaacaatggaaGGAGTGCCGGGTACTGTCCAGATGCTCGAAGCAAGTGCTCTTGGCTCTTCAGCTTTGTACTTGACATGGAAGCAACCAGAACAACCAAACGGGCAAATAACGGGCTACAAAATCTACTACCAAACCGTAAAAGGTACCAAAGTTGGTCCCTTGCTAGAGCGGGATCACCACATCCCAGGTTCAAAATTGACACACGCCAAGTTGGCTGGTCTTGAGCCAGGCACTATGTACCGAGTCACGGTGAAAGCAACTACTCGAGCCGGAGAAGGTGAAGGTTACTTCGTCGAAAAAAGAACCAGGGGTTCCCAAGCGGCTCCTCCAGACACACCGCGCTTCAACTGGTTCAGGCTACAGTCTGAAAATGGTTTCTCGAGTGTTAAAGTGGTTTGGCTGCCAAATCTCGAGTCGAGTAAACCAGGTTCTCACTTTTTCGTCAAGTACAG ATTGAAACGAGATCCAGTGTGGTTGGAAAGTGATGCTGAGTTGAGTGAAGATTATATCATCGTTCGTGGTTTAAAACCAGGAGAAATCTACGAGTTCAAAGTTGTAGCTGTGGACGGAGAATACATGACTGAATCACATGCTAAAGAAGTAGAAATACCCGTTCTAG AGGGTCCATTAATCTACCCAAGCGGAGGTGATAACATTATTACCGCTGGATGGTTCATAGGCATGATGCTTGCGATTGCCTTCCTAGTCCTGGTTCTCATTCTCATCTGTGTCGTCAAACGCAACCGAGGCGGCAAATATGTCGTTCATGAACGCGAAGCAGTTCATGGAAGGCATGACTACCCAGATGAACCCAACTTCCAAGAATACTCTCAGCC gcttGACAGCAGGTTGCATCGAGGTGGATCCACAAACTCGGACCACAGGCATCCTGAAAGTGATACCGACTCGATGGCCGAGTACGGCGAAGGTGATACGG AGGGTATGAATGAAGATGGATCCTTCATCGGTTTATACGGGAGGCAAAAAAAGCAAGGTGAAACATCAAGCGGATTTGCTACCTCCGTCTA G